TTTATTTTTTTTATTTTTTTTATTATTTTTGTTATGTTTTTAATAAATAAATTAACATTTTTTTGTTTTATTTCTTTTTTTCTCTTATTTACTTCTTTTTTCATATTTTCTATATTTGCTTTTTCCCTTAAACTAATTTCTTTGTCTATTTTCTCAAGTTTTTTAAATTTTTCTAAGTATTTTTTAATTTTTAATTTAATATTTTTGTTTTTTTCTATGTACGTCTTAATAGTTTTTTTTTGTTTTTTTTCGTCATGTTTAATATTGTCATGTATAATATTTTTTTTTTTCATAGTTTTATTATCTATTACATATTATTAAAAAGTTATTTTTTATTGTTATTATTTTTATGTTTTTGGAGCTGGCGGGATTCGAACCCGCGTCCAAATAACATTTAATAAAATAGGTATTACATGCTTATTCTATTTTTTATTAGTTTAAATTTTTTTAATATATAGAAATATTACAAAAATCATAATACATATTTAATTTCTTTTTATAAAAACATGTATATTTTTTACAAAAATATCTCTTTTTTTATATGACCTTTATATCTAATATTAAAGAGAATGATTAGAAAAAGGGCTTTTTCTGTTTTTTAAGCAGCTAAAGCGTATTGTGTTCTTTTTGCAAATATTTTTTTCGGTTTTTTACGAGGCCACCGACCCTCGACATGAACCTAAAATTTTAAAATTATTTGTCAAATCCTAAAACAGCCCCTATTAAAAAAAATATTATTTTATTATCTCAAAAAAAAATGTGTATGTCTATATCTTATTTTATATTTTTATTTTATAATAAAATTAAAATAATATTTTTTAAAATATTTTAAAAATTTTGTAATTTAATTATAAACTTATAAAAATGAATGTTATAGAAAAAATTAAAAATCAAATAAAAAATAATTCAATATTATTATATATGAAAGGCAGTATACATTATCCTAGTTGTGGTTTTTCTTCTCAGGCTTCTAAAATAATTTTGGCGCACACTAAAAAATGTAAATATGTAGATGTTATAAAATACCCCGAAATAAGACGAGAATTACCTAAATTTGCTAATTGGCCT
This region of Buchnera aphidicola (Chaitoregma tattakana) genomic DNA includes:
- a CDS encoding nucleotide exchange factor GrpE, whose product is MKKKNIIHDNIKHDEKKQKKTIKTYIEKNKNIKLKIKKYLEKFKKLEKIDKEISLREKANIENMKKEVNKRKKEIKQKNVNLFIKNITKIIKKIKKINKKIKEKKIMNNPILEGIPLILKALSKIKNKFYK
- the grxD gene encoding Grx4 family monothiol glutaredoxin is translated as MNVIEKIKNQIKNNSILLYMKGSIHYPSCGFSSQASKIILAHTKKCKYVDVIKYPEIRRELPKFANWPTFPQLWVSGKLVGGCSIIINMSKTGELKQILKNI